In a genomic window of Virgibacillus sp. SK37:
- a CDS encoding peptide chain release factor 3, whose protein sequence is MSLKDEMKKRRTFAIISHPDAGKTTMTEKLLLYGNLIRSAGTVKGKKSGKFATSDWMEIEKQRGISVTSSVMNFPYQGHQINILDTPGHEDFSEDTYRTLTAVDSVVMIIDSTKGIEAQTLKLFKVCRMRGIPIFTFINKLDREGKDPFELLDEIEEVLDIQTCPMNWPAGMGKRFLGIFNRQKEEFVKFNGDEDETIISYAQLEEHVELTENGVFQDAREELALLDEAGDNFSLDDVLAGEQTPVFFGSALAPFGVETFFNTFVSMAPAPGPRKSTEGVVSPDHPEFSGFIFKIQANMNPAHRDRIAFVRVCSGKFERGMEVKLSRTGKSIKLAQSQQFVASSRGTVEEAYAGDIIGIYDPNIYRIGDTLVTGKDKFEYDELPQFPPELFKKVTAKNVMKAKQFKKGLEQLVQEGAIQLFKRHRTESYILGAVGELQYEVFQYRMKNEYNVEVMLESIGERIPRWLQVDQVDESLFDEGNLLVRDREENHLVLFRNEFALNWFKEKHPDMKLIDLFEVNSYDQTM, encoded by the coding sequence ATGTCATTGAAAGATGAAATGAAGAAACGGAGAACATTTGCAATTATCTCTCACCCGGATGCGGGTAAAACTACTATGACGGAAAAATTATTATTGTATGGAAATTTAATCCGTTCTGCTGGAACTGTAAAAGGGAAAAAATCTGGTAAGTTTGCTACCTCAGACTGGATGGAGATTGAGAAACAGAGAGGGATATCTGTTACTTCCAGTGTAATGAATTTTCCTTATCAAGGTCATCAAATTAATATACTCGATACACCTGGCCATGAGGATTTCAGTGAAGACACATACCGTACGCTGACTGCAGTGGATAGCGTGGTTATGATTATTGATTCGACCAAGGGTATTGAGGCTCAGACACTTAAACTATTTAAAGTTTGCCGGATGCGTGGTATTCCCATTTTTACTTTTATTAATAAGTTAGACAGAGAGGGAAAGGACCCATTTGAGTTATTGGACGAAATTGAAGAAGTCTTGGATATTCAAACATGTCCGATGAATTGGCCTGCAGGTATGGGCAAAAGATTTCTTGGAATATTCAATCGCCAAAAAGAAGAGTTTGTAAAGTTTAATGGGGATGAGGACGAAACAATTATTTCTTATGCCCAATTGGAGGAACATGTAGAACTTACGGAAAATGGTGTTTTTCAAGATGCTAGAGAAGAACTTGCCCTTTTAGATGAAGCAGGAGATAATTTCTCATTAGATGATGTCCTTGCCGGAGAACAGACGCCTGTTTTTTTTGGAAGTGCATTAGCTCCATTTGGTGTTGAAACATTTTTTAATACGTTTGTATCTATGGCACCAGCTCCAGGGCCGAGGAAATCAACAGAAGGTGTCGTTAGTCCTGATCACCCCGAATTTTCCGGTTTTATATTCAAGATTCAAGCTAATATGAATCCTGCTCACAGAGATCGTATTGCATTTGTGCGTGTATGTTCCGGGAAATTTGAACGTGGAATGGAAGTAAAGTTATCACGTACAGGGAAGTCAATTAAACTCGCACAGTCACAACAATTTGTTGCCTCCTCCCGAGGGACCGTAGAAGAGGCGTATGCGGGTGACATCATTGGTATTTATGATCCTAATATTTATCGTATTGGTGACACACTTGTTACTGGTAAGGATAAATTTGAATATGATGAGCTGCCACAATTTCCACCAGAATTATTTAAAAAGGTTACTGCTAAAAATGTAATGAAGGCAAAGCAATTTAAAAAAGGTTTGGAGCAGCTGGTTCAGGAAGGTGCAATACAATTATTTAAACGCCACAGAACGGAATCTTATATCCTTGGAGCAGTTGGCGAACTGCAGTATGAAGTATTTCAGTATCGCATGAAGAATGAGTATAACGTAGAAGTAATGCTTGAATCTATCGGGGAACGGATACCGAGATGGTTACAAGTGGACCAGGTTGACGAATCTCTCTTTGATGAGGGTAATTTGCTAGTGCGTGACAGGGAAGAAAATCACTTGGTCTTATTTAGGAATGAATTTGCGCTTAACTGGTTTAAAGAGAAACATCCAGACATGAAGCTGATCGATCTATTTGAAGTAAACAGCTATGATCAGACAATGTAA
- a CDS encoding putative holin-like toxin has product MDVESVLTLMISFGALIVLIMAHKNDKN; this is encoded by the coding sequence ATGGATGTAGAATCAGTTTTAACTCTGATGATTTCTTTTGGGGCTTTGATTGTCTTGATTATGGCCCATAAAAATGACAAAAACTAA
- a CDS encoding GNAT family N-acetyltransferase, producing the protein MTFPKLNTMRLQLVEITKKHTENYYAILSMDEVTKYYGMDPLKNKSDALGMIRSFHQNYESNRGIRWGIIISDTQEFAGTVGLNNLSLWSKKAEIGYELHPNYWNQGYITEAVEGVLNYAFDELQLFRMGAVTYPQNTASITVLEKLGFQREGLLRGYLYQNDQSYDANIFSLLKNEWKENLAEKTIESH; encoded by the coding sequence ATGACATTCCCCAAATTGAATACAATGCGTCTCCAACTTGTAGAAATCACAAAAAAACATACTGAAAATTATTATGCTATCTTATCAATGGATGAAGTGACTAAATATTATGGGATGGACCCGCTTAAAAACAAAAGTGACGCTTTAGGCATGATAAGGTCTTTTCATCAAAACTATGAAAGTAATCGTGGGATCCGTTGGGGAATCATTATAAGTGATACGCAAGAATTTGCTGGAACGGTAGGCTTAAATAATTTGAGTCTATGGAGTAAAAAAGCTGAAATAGGTTATGAATTGCATCCCAATTACTGGAATCAAGGATACATTACTGAAGCTGTGGAAGGAGTATTAAATTATGCATTCGATGAACTGCAATTATTCCGAATGGGGGCGGTTACATATCCGCAGAATACAGCATCAATAACTGTTCTTGAGAAGCTTGGCTTTCAGAGGGAAGGCCTGTTAAGAGGTTATTTATACCAAAATGATCAGTCTTATGACGCGAATATATTCTCTTTGTTAAAAAATGAATGGAAAGAAAACTTGGCAGAAAAAACTATTGAATCTCATTAG
- a CDS encoding transcriptional regulator SplA domain-containing protein, whose amino-acid sequence MDINQSFNPGEIVYIIIRNPHAQDVAHIQQAAVVQNPEDTNSLALFIHETYFPLTEEYAVFQTEEDAEAAYQQAFGTLDTGEEFYG is encoded by the coding sequence GTGGATATAAATCAGTCATTTAATCCAGGGGAAATTGTTTATATTATTATTAGGAATCCCCATGCCCAGGATGTTGCACACATCCAACAGGCAGCAGTAGTGCAAAATCCGGAAGATACGAATTCATTAGCGTTATTTATTCATGAAACTTATTTTCCTCTAACAGAAGAATATGCGGTATTCCAAACAGAAGAAGACGCGGAAGCAGCTTATCAACAAGCATTTGGAACGCTGGATACAGGAGAAGAATTCTATGGTTAA
- the splB gene encoding spore photoproduct lyase → MVKPFVPQLVYVEPKALDYPLGKQLIKKFEGMGIEIRETTSHNQIRNLPGDNHFQKYRTAKSTLVVGLRKTLKFDTSKPSAEYAIPFATGCMGHCHYCYLQTTMGSKPYIRTYVNVEEIFEAAEEYMKERAPEPTRFEASCTSDIVGIDHLTHTLKRAIEYFGESEHGQLRFVTKFAHVDHLLDAKHNGKTRFRFSINAEYIIKYFEPGTSRLNERIEAAVKIAEAGYPLGFIVAPIYLHEGWQEGYKEMFEKLEAVLPSSAKKDLTFELIQHRFTKPAKRVIQENYPMTKLELDESKRKWKWGRYGIGKYVYTNEEQEDIKDTLGSYIHTYFPEARIEYFT, encoded by the coding sequence ATGGTTAAACCGTTTGTACCGCAGCTCGTATATGTGGAACCAAAAGCCTTAGATTATCCTTTAGGAAAACAGTTAATAAAAAAATTTGAAGGTATGGGAATTGAAATACGTGAGACCACTTCCCATAATCAAATTCGCAATCTACCTGGTGACAATCATTTTCAAAAATACCGTACTGCAAAATCTACCTTGGTAGTAGGATTACGTAAAACATTAAAATTTGATACTTCCAAGCCTTCAGCTGAGTATGCTATTCCGTTTGCAACAGGATGTATGGGGCATTGTCATTACTGTTATCTCCAAACTACGATGGGAAGTAAGCCTTATATACGGACATATGTAAATGTAGAGGAAATTTTTGAAGCAGCGGAGGAATATATGAAAGAGCGTGCTCCAGAACCAACCCGTTTCGAGGCATCTTGTACATCAGATATCGTTGGAATTGATCACCTGACACATACACTAAAACGAGCCATTGAGTATTTTGGTGAATCTGAACATGGTCAGCTTCGATTTGTTACTAAGTTTGCCCATGTAGATCACTTACTGGATGCAAAGCATAATGGGAAAACTCGGTTTCGGTTTAGTATAAACGCTGAATACATTATTAAATATTTTGAACCTGGCACTTCCAGATTAAATGAGCGTATTGAAGCTGCTGTTAAAATTGCAGAAGCTGGCTATCCTTTAGGGTTTATTGTTGCGCCAATTTATCTCCATGAAGGTTGGCAGGAAGGATATAAGGAGATGTTTGAGAAATTGGAAGCAGTTCTTCCATCAAGCGCAAAAAAAGATTTAACCTTTGAGCTGATCCAACATCGATTTACAAAACCTGCTAAGCGAGTTATTCAAGAAAATTATCCTATGACTAAATTGGAACTTGATGAATCCAAACGGAAATGGAAATGGGGGCGTTATGGGATTGGTAAGTACGTGTATACGAATGAAGAGCAGGAAGATATAAAAGATACATTGGGCAGCTATATCCATACCTATTTTCCTGAAGCCAGAATTGAATATTTCACTTAA
- the gvpT gene encoding GvpT/GvpP family gas vesicle accessory protein, which produces MAEETVNTESDNQSNEVTSQNNQSDERNKNGIYPAVIGGVVGAGVGLLASPEVSKKVAGRIGQSEVLQSAGRELRRTAQEMVTEQAMIMLKQSATSSLSKYQQKLLGDSQAASSSNNPNKENGAEDEDNRYQELKQENKDLNDNLERIEDKLNTLLKALDK; this is translated from the coding sequence ATGGCCGAGGAAACGGTAAACACAGAATCTGACAATCAATCAAATGAGGTTACAAGTCAGAATAACCAGTCAGATGAAAGGAATAAAAATGGTATATATCCTGCTGTCATTGGAGGAGTCGTTGGTGCAGGGGTAGGGTTACTTGCCAGCCCAGAAGTCAGTAAAAAGGTTGCTGGAAGAATTGGGCAATCGGAAGTCCTCCAAAGTGCGGGAAGAGAGTTACGTCGCACAGCTCAGGAAATGGTAACCGAACAAGCAATGATTATGTTGAAACAAAGTGCCACTAGTTCTTTGAGTAAATATCAACAGAAATTATTGGGTGATAGTCAGGCTGCAAGCTCATCCAATAATCCAAATAAAGAAAACGGCGCCGAAGATGAAGATAATCGGTACCAGGAGTTGAAGCAGGAGAACAAGGATTTAAACGATAACCTCGAGCGAATAGAGGATAAATTAAACACATTGTTAAAGGCGTTGGATAAATAA
- the gvpQ gene encoding gas vesicle protein GvpQ has product MSNSPIKKTAGKLAKTAVKKAPDEWKEKIKEEAKEKSIEKIENKVQDKVSQASNNLAEVKEENADKVQSNAESAKEKTQDALLALKQKLKKAKEAGEEFQEKISSNDEGKGNKVKGAHEIKGVSNIKSATTIKGPANVKKSSDVKSITSIKKIG; this is encoded by the coding sequence ATGAGTAATAGTCCAATAAAAAAGACTGCCGGGAAATTAGCGAAAACGGCAGTGAAGAAAGCTCCAGATGAATGGAAAGAAAAAATAAAAGAAGAAGCAAAAGAAAAGTCAATCGAGAAAATAGAGAATAAAGTGCAGGATAAAGTATCTCAAGCATCAAATAACCTTGCTGAGGTTAAAGAGGAAAATGCGGATAAGGTTCAGAGTAACGCCGAGAGTGCAAAGGAAAAAACTCAGGATGCTTTGCTGGCTTTAAAGCAGAAATTGAAAAAAGCGAAAGAAGCAGGAGAAGAATTTCAAGAAAAAATTTCCTCAAACGATGAGGGAAAAGGAAATAAAGTGAAGGGTGCACACGAAATAAAAGGTGTTTCAAATATAAAAAGTGCAACCACTATCAAAGGTCCTGCAAATGTAAAAAAATCATCGGATGTAAAATCTATTACATCAATTAAAAAAATTGGGTAA
- the gvpJ gene encoding gas vesicle protein GvpJ — MAVQKTADSSSLAEVIDRILDKGIVIDAYARVSVVGIEILTVEARVVIASVDTWLRYAEAVGLLRDEVEEEGLPEQSNERNAQFSI; from the coding sequence ATGGCTGTACAAAAGACTGCAGATAGTTCAAGTTTAGCAGAGGTGATTGATCGTATCCTTGATAAAGGGATTGTTATTGATGCGTATGCAAGAGTATCCGTTGTAGGTATTGAGATTTTAACCGTAGAAGCAAGAGTGGTTATTGCAAGTGTGGACACTTGGTTACGCTATGCGGAAGCTGTTGGCTTGCTTCGTGATGAGGTGGAAGAAGAAGGATTGCCAGAGCAAAGCAATGAAAGAAATGCACAGTTCAGTATTTAA
- the gvpO gene encoding gas vesicle protein GvpO, producing MEIKEVMQNVNDFFEEHVAPPHKITAVEAGEEKGWNLTLEVIEEKEYMKKYAKDEMLGIYEVAVNKDKEVTSFKRLDIRYRSKIQN from the coding sequence ATGGAGATTAAAGAAGTCATGCAAAATGTAAATGATTTTTTTGAAGAGCATGTAGCTCCTCCTCATAAAATTACTGCAGTAGAAGCTGGTGAAGAGAAAGGGTGGAACCTCACACTGGAAGTAATTGAAGAGAAGGAATACATGAAAAAATATGCAAAAGACGAGATGCTAGGAATTTATGAAGTAGCAGTCAATAAGGATAAAGAAGTTACTTCTTTTAAACGGTTAGATATTCGATACCGCAGTAAAATTCAAAACTAA
- the gvpN gene encoding gas vesicle protein GvpN — translation MSFIKKSKNNRSSQLVESDKTEMLLKRTFNYLQAGYSIHFTGPAGTGKTSIALALARKRKRPVMLIHGNHEMNNRDLIGDFTGYTSKKVIDQYVRTVYKKEESVSETWENGRLLEAALNGYTLVYDEFTRSQPTTNNLFLSILEEGIIPLYGTKSIKPFARVHPAFAVIFTSNPAEYAGVYQTQDALLDRLITIPVSYDKPEEEAHIVAEKSELDKEEALYISQLVATLREKCSYNDGKGPSLRSSLMLASLASKQDIPIQPEDEGFQQLCLDILTYPLSQCLNEDDALKEAKKVIMEELSK, via the coding sequence ATGTCTTTTATTAAGAAAAGCAAAAATAATCGATCGAGTCAGTTGGTTGAGAGTGATAAAACAGAAATGTTGCTGAAGCGAACATTCAATTATTTGCAGGCAGGTTATTCAATTCATTTTACTGGCCCCGCTGGTACAGGTAAAACATCGATTGCACTTGCACTTGCCCGAAAAAGAAAGCGCCCAGTTATGCTAATTCACGGCAATCATGAAATGAACAACAGGGACTTAATTGGCGATTTTACTGGTTACACAAGTAAAAAAGTGATAGATCAATATGTACGTACTGTATACAAGAAAGAAGAAAGTGTATCAGAAACTTGGGAGAATGGGCGTTTACTGGAAGCTGCATTAAATGGATATACACTTGTTTATGATGAATTTACCCGCTCCCAACCAACAACAAATAATTTATTTCTATCTATCTTGGAAGAAGGAATTATCCCCCTTTATGGAACGAAGTCAATAAAACCATTTGCTCGTGTTCATCCAGCATTCGCAGTAATTTTCACAAGTAACCCAGCTGAATATGCTGGTGTTTATCAAACACAGGATGCATTATTGGATCGGTTGATTACGATACCTGTCTCGTATGATAAACCTGAAGAAGAGGCACATATTGTTGCAGAGAAAAGTGAGCTGGATAAAGAGGAAGCTTTATATATTAGTCAGTTGGTTGCAACGTTAAGAGAAAAGTGTAGTTACAATGATGGAAAAGGGCCAAGCCTAAGGTCCTCGCTAATGCTAGCAAGTCTAGCTTCAAAGCAAGACATACCTATCCAACCAGAAGATGAAGGTTTTCAACAATTGTGTTTAGACATTTTAACATATCCATTAAGTCAATGTCTGAATGAAGATGATGCACTAAAAGAGGCGAAAAAAGTAATTATGGAAGAATTGTCAAAGTAA
- a CDS encoding GvpL/GvpF family gas vesicle protein: MEQQADTGIYIFCGVEATKEEDFGYVEFEGEKRAIFTIHYENAAMVATEVPMKIYHPNKENLMMHQQVISRVMDKNDTVIPISFGNVFKSKGDVEMLLQNLYPQFTELFPKIKGKIELGLKVIGKKEWLEKRVNQHPDIDEMTKTVQAKSKEAGYYDRIKLGGKAQELFNQLQSEVKADIFEQLEKKSEAAKDNDPISETMLLNASFLVDRENEEAFDEMVNEAHDRWKDQVEFNYTGPWPAYNFINIRLTVEEA; this comes from the coding sequence ATGGAACAGCAAGCAGATACAGGTATCTATATATTTTGTGGGGTGGAAGCAACCAAAGAGGAAGATTTTGGATATGTAGAATTCGAAGGTGAGAAAAGGGCAATTTTTACAATTCATTACGAAAATGCAGCAATGGTGGCGACTGAAGTGCCAATGAAAATATATCACCCGAACAAGGAAAATCTAATGATGCATCAACAAGTTATTTCAAGAGTGATGGATAAGAATGATACGGTAATTCCTATTAGTTTTGGAAATGTATTTAAATCCAAGGGAGATGTAGAAATGCTTTTGCAAAATCTATATCCACAATTTACTGAACTGTTTCCTAAGATAAAAGGAAAAATAGAGCTTGGATTAAAAGTAATTGGGAAAAAAGAATGGTTGGAAAAACGAGTAAATCAGCATCCGGATATAGATGAAATGACAAAAACAGTACAAGCAAAGTCAAAAGAAGCTGGGTATTATGACAGAATAAAATTGGGTGGAAAAGCACAGGAATTATTTAACCAGCTGCAGAGCGAAGTCAAAGCAGATATCTTTGAACAATTGGAGAAAAAATCAGAAGCAGCCAAAGACAATGATCCAATTAGTGAGACAATGCTCCTAAACGCTTCTTTTTTAGTTGATCGAGAGAATGAGGAAGCGTTTGATGAAATGGTGAATGAAGCACATGATCGTTGGAAGGATCAGGTCGAATTTAATTATACAGGTCCTTGGCCTGCTTATAATTTTATTAATATACGTCTAACGGTGGAAGAAGCCTAA
- a CDS encoding gas vesicle protein GvpG, producing MLHKLVTGPLNMVKKVGEKIQEEADKELYDLPTIQKKLVQLQMKYELQELPEEEYKQQEAELLERYEIAKRKELEQWEALTKPKEE from the coding sequence ATGCTTCACAAACTAGTTACCGGACCTTTGAATATGGTGAAAAAAGTAGGAGAGAAAATACAGGAAGAAGCGGATAAGGAGTTATATGACCTTCCAACCATTCAAAAGAAACTGGTACAGCTACAAATGAAATATGAACTGCAAGAGCTTCCAGAGGAAGAATATAAGCAACAAGAAGCTGAGCTTCTAGAACGCTATGAAATAGCAAAAAGAAAAGAACTTGAACAATGGGAAGCATTAACGAAACCTAAGGAAGAGTGA
- a CDS encoding GvpL/GvpF family gas vesicle protein has product MEKKVYLYGLIPTSEYEESVLPEKTGFDEKEPIYALPLDEITAIICNLDGNVYTESLIEEKMNNDLEWLQHKAFHHHEVLMLLNKLYTVIPLSFCTIYNNEASLTKSILSQMDNLTETISSIYGKEEWNVKVFSDDEILKKKVSENNPTIEDKRKEISSLSPGRQFFEKKKLDQLVERELEKEREQLCRQIHDDLTTFAVQADVKKNWDKKATGRKDSMGWNSVYLLEKNEVTRFLDKVKTREQKMGELGLQMEATGPWPAYHFSRTGQMEK; this is encoded by the coding sequence ATGGAGAAAAAAGTATATTTATACGGTTTGATCCCAACAAGTGAATATGAAGAAAGTGTATTGCCGGAAAAAACAGGTTTTGATGAAAAGGAACCAATCTATGCTTTACCGTTGGACGAAATTACGGCGATTATATGTAACCTTGATGGCAATGTTTATACAGAGTCACTTATTGAGGAAAAGATGAATAATGATTTGGAATGGCTTCAGCACAAAGCATTTCATCACCATGAAGTGCTTATGCTATTAAATAAACTGTACACAGTTATTCCTTTATCCTTTTGTACGATTTACAACAATGAAGCTAGTTTAACTAAATCTATTTTATCCCAAATGGATAATCTGACGGAAACTATTTCTAGTATATATGGAAAAGAAGAGTGGAATGTGAAGGTTTTCTCCGATGATGAAATATTAAAAAAGAAGGTAAGCGAAAATAACCCAACTATAGAAGATAAAAGAAAAGAAATTAGTAGTCTATCACCAGGGAGACAGTTTTTTGAAAAAAAGAAACTCGACCAATTAGTAGAAAGGGAGCTGGAAAAAGAGAGAGAGCAGCTTTGTAGGCAAATCCATGATGATCTAACAACGTTTGCCGTTCAAGCAGATGTGAAAAAGAATTGGGACAAAAAAGCAACAGGACGGAAAGACAGCATGGGTTGGAATAGTGTTTATTTATTGGAGAAAAATGAAGTAACCCGGTTTTTGGATAAAGTAAAAACACGAGAACAAAAAATGGGTGAATTAGGCTTACAAATGGAAGCTACTGGTCCGTGGCCAGCATATCATTTCTCCCGTACGGGTCAGATGGAAAAGTGA
- a CDS encoding gas vesicle protein — translation MPSVRETIENKEVGLIDILDVILDKGVAIKGDLIISIAGVDLVYLDLRVLISSVETLVQSYESNRKDVTSDQFDEERRALVDATGQPNKWTD, via the coding sequence ATGCCTTCTGTAAGAGAAACAATTGAAAACAAAGAAGTAGGATTAATTGATATTTTAGACGTCATTCTTGATAAAGGGGTTGCTATAAAAGGAGATTTAATCATTTCCATTGCCGGTGTAGACCTTGTCTATCTTGATTTACGTGTATTAATTTCTTCCGTAGAGACGTTAGTGCAATCCTATGAGAGTAATCGAAAGGATGTCACTTCTGATCAGTTCGATGAAGAAAGGAGGGCGTTAGTTGATGCAACCGGCCAGCCAAACAAATGGACGGATTAA
- a CDS encoding gas vesicle protein K has translation MQPASQTNGRINLDPDNAEDGLAQLVMTVIELLRQIVERHAMRRVEGGTLSDQQIEDLGVALMNLEEKMEELKEVFGLDAEDLNIDLGPLGNLL, from the coding sequence ATGCAACCGGCCAGCCAAACAAATGGACGGATTAACTTGGATCCGGATAATGCAGAAGATGGTTTAGCACAGCTTGTTATGACTGTTATTGAATTACTCCGGCAAATAGTGGAAAGACATGCGATGAGACGGGTTGAAGGTGGAACGCTTTCTGATCAACAAATTGAAGATCTTGGCGTTGCTTTGATGAATTTGGAAGAGAAGATGGAAGAGCTGAAGGAAGTATTTGGCTTGGATGCAGAGGACTTGAATATTGATCTCGGCCCGTTAGGAAATTTATTATAA
- the gvpJ gene encoding gas vesicle protein — MAVEHPMQSSTIVDVLEKVLDKGVVIAGDIRVGIADVELLTIKIRLIVASVDKAKEIGMDWWETDPYLSSKANENTQALEEENKLLKDRLDALENQMTTNNRIATESNTEG; from the coding sequence ATGGCTGTTGAACATCCTATGCAATCGAGTACGATTGTTGATGTACTGGAAAAAGTATTGGACAAAGGAGTAGTTATAGCCGGTGATATTCGTGTAGGTATTGCGGATGTAGAACTACTGACAATAAAAATACGTTTGATTGTAGCATCTGTAGACAAAGCTAAAGAAATTGGTATGGACTGGTGGGAAACTGATCCTTATTTAAGTTCAAAGGCAAATGAAAACACTCAAGCATTAGAGGAAGAAAACAAATTACTAAAGGATCGGCTTGATGCACTTGAGAATCAAATGACTACCAATAATAGAATAGCCACAGAATCAAATACGGAGGGATAA
- the gvpT gene encoding GvpT/GvpP family gas vesicle accessory protein: MTEENKQNETELTNNEEANKKNNPIGRAAAGGILGAAVGYMSAEENRQKLTKAVNEKSSDLGSKTKNKWKQLKDSSKDKTSQALKDVKTSTVNMFSKKDQEDDKENGEDQDQSDQQAEENEETYENLKQENQQLTNRLDNLEEKMNKLLEVSGANSEDAEQKESDEETEENDLTSEEEQEQEGTDRSEEEDSQEDKESDIKKKENKKEEKATNKKSSTNKKGKKDKQKEESNKQASKNKDGNTPKEADAEEEETALTKNDDTSA; encoded by the coding sequence ATGACTGAAGAAAACAAACAGAACGAAACAGAGCTTACTAACAATGAGGAAGCAAACAAAAAAAACAACCCTATTGGGAGAGCAGCAGCCGGTGGTATACTTGGTGCCGCAGTTGGTTATATGTCAGCTGAAGAAAATCGCCAGAAACTAACCAAGGCTGTAAATGAGAAAAGCTCTGATCTGGGTTCGAAAACTAAAAATAAATGGAAGCAATTAAAAGATTCAAGTAAGGATAAAACAAGTCAGGCACTCAAGGATGTAAAAACATCTACCGTAAATATGTTCTCTAAAAAAGACCAGGAAGATGATAAAGAAAATGGGGAGGACCAGGATCAATCTGATCAACAGGCAGAAGAAAATGAAGAAACCTACGAAAATTTAAAACAGGAGAATCAACAACTGACAAATCGCTTGGATAATTTAGAGGAAAAAATGAACAAGCTATTGGAAGTAAGTGGTGCTAATTCAGAGGACGCTGAGCAAAAGGAATCAGATGAAGAAACTGAGGAAAATGATTTGACTTCTGAAGAGGAGCAAGAACAAGAGGGTACGGACCGCTCTGAAGAGGAAGATAGCCAAGAAGATAAAGAGTCAGATATAAAAAAGAAAGAAAATAAAAAAGAAGAGAAGGCTACTAATAAGAAATCTAGCACAAATAAAAAAGGGAAGAAAGATAAACAGAAGGAAGAGAGTAATAAACAAGCCAGCAAGAATAAAGATGGCAATACACCGAAAGAAGCAGACGCTGAGGAAGAAGAAACAGCATTAACTAAAAATGATGATACTTCAGCATAG
- the gvpU gene encoding gas vesicle accessory protein GvpU: MSENSKDNILEFFVTAANKHDFELDISLLVHGAIVTGTLISATEYFDNMSQSFEDGSEISQKVSQQLSQAGESVDSGNQQEVNYIHLKNTKIYCGDSKPTPSKGEILWRGKLVEVDSFFLGRIAEPKSKSKNDDK; the protein is encoded by the coding sequence ATGAGTGAAAATTCGAAGGATAATATTTTGGAGTTTTTCGTAACAGCTGCAAATAAACATGATTTTGAACTGGATATTTCCTTGCTGGTTCATGGAGCTATTGTAACGGGTACACTAATTTCTGCTACAGAGTATTTTGATAATATGAGTCAATCCTTTGAGGATGGTAGCGAAATCTCTCAGAAAGTAAGTCAGCAGCTTTCACAAGCAGGTGAGTCAGTCGATTCCGGTAATCAACAAGAAGTAAATTATATTCATTTAAAAAATACAAAGATTTATTGTGGTGACAGTAAACCCACTCCGTCAAAAGGAGAAATTTTATGGCGTGGTAAGCTAGTAGAAGTTGATAGTTTTTTCTTGGGAAGAATAGCTGAGCCTAAGTCCAAAAGCAAAAATGATGATAAATAA